A genome region from Triticum aestivum cultivar Chinese Spring chromosome 2B, IWGSC CS RefSeq v2.1, whole genome shotgun sequence includes the following:
- the LOC123039863 gene encoding noroxomaritidine synthase 1-like: protein MSIMLISTFLVLLVPVCLYLRASCRSKNPAVLPTNWPILHMFPSFMANLHNLYDYFTLVLARSGHNFRAHGPPGTGMRFFITCDPANARHIFTTNHANFPKGTEFADIFEIMGGSLFTIDGEPCRRQRAKAKSMLSSPRIVASMAAYLCGKVENNLLPLFTRMAITGTSFDMQELMSRLMFDLAATPLFSVDPGLLSLDMPPMDAAVALDTVMEVGFFRLMMPASCWKSMRWLNIGPERKLDTARMVLRELVQEMMEKRKITSCRFGHGKEQESVDIISSFLEDPDYANVDLLHAVIISYMLAARDTIATTLTWIFYNLAQNPNIVSIIRNELSPIASRKVAVGVCTPVIFEPDETKSLVYLTATLYETLRLYPPAPVLRKTVAVDDIMPSGHEVHAGDTIFISVHSMGRMEAVWGKDCLDYNPHRWLSDDGNNLRYIPSHKFLAFNSGPRMCLGKDIAIMQMKTVIATTVWNFDVNLVEGQSIQPKPSIILEMENGLIVKLKKREI from the coding sequence ATGTCAATTATGCTCATCTCCACATTCCTCGTTCTACTTGTTCCAGTTTGCTTGTATCTCAGGGCTAGTTGTAGATCAAAGAACCCAGCCGTGCTTCCCACAAACTGGCCAATACTGcacatgttcccttccttcatGGCCAACCTCCACAACCTCTATGACTATTTCACCCTGGTCCTCGCAAGATCAGGCCACAACTTCAGGGCGCATGGACCACCTGGCACTGGGATGCGCTTCTTCATCACATGTGACCCTGCGAACGCCCGACACATCTTCACGACAAACCATGCCAACTTCCCCAAGGGCACGGAATTCGCCGATATCTTTGAAATCATGGGTGGCAGCCTCTTCACCATCGACGGTGAGCCGTGCCGCCGACAACGTGCGAAAGCCAAGAGCATGCTCAGCAGCCCGCGGATCGTTGCCAGTATGGCAGCCTACCTCTGTGGCAAGGTGGAGAACAACCTCCTCCCATTGTTCACCCGCATGGCGATCACCGGCACTTCATTCGACATGCAAGAATTGATGTCGAGGCTTATGTTTGACCTGGCTGCTACGCCTCTCTTCAGTGTGGATCCAGGGCTCCTATCCTTGGACATGCCACCCATGGACGCAGCGGTTGCCCTTGACACGGTGATGGAGGTGGGATTTTTTAGGCTCATGATGCCAGCATCTTGTTGGAAGTCGATGAGGTGGCTAAATATCGGCCCTGAGAGAAAGCTTGACACGGCACGCATGGTGCTACGAGAGCTCGTCCAGGAGATGATGGAGAAGAGGAAGATCACCTCATGTCGTTTTGGACATGGCAAGGAACAAGAGAGTGTGGATATTATTTCTTCCTTCCTCGAAGACCCAGACTACGCTAATGTTGACTTGCTCCATGCGGTGATCATTAGCTACATGCTCGCTGCGAGGGACACAATTGCCACAACCCTAACATGGATCTTCTACAACCTTGCCCAAAACCCTAACATCGTGTCAATCATCCGCAACGAACTTTCACCCATTGCATCACGCAAAGTAGCGGTAGGCGTGTGTACCCCGGTGATCTTTGAGCCAGACGAGACCAAATCTCTAGTATATTTGACAGCCACCTTGTACGAGACTCTCAGGCTGTACCCACCAGCGCCTGTCTTGCGCAAGACGGTGGCCGTAGATGACATCATGCCGAGTGGCCATGAGGTGCATGCCGGTGACACCATTTTTATTTCTGTCCACTCCATGGGGAGAATGGAGGCTGTGTGGGGTAAAGACTGCCTCGACTATAACCCACATAGGTGGCTCTCGGATGATGGCAACAACCTGCGATACATACCATCTCACAAGTTCTTGGCATTCAACTCAGGCCCGAGAATGTGCCTCGGCAAGGACATTGCAATTATGCAAATGAAGACTGTCATTGCTACAACGGTGTGGAACTTCGATGTGAATCTGGTGGAAGGGCAGAGCATCCAGCCCAAGCCGTCCATTATACTGGAAATGGAAAACGGGCTCATTGTTAAGTTGAAGAAGAGAGAAATATAA